CATAGGTATACACCGGGTTATCTAAGTTTTCGGCGTAGAATGTGCTCAGGTTCGGGTTGATACCTGATTCAAAGTCACGCAGCGCGTCTAGGAAGTCTTGCATGCCTCCTTGGCTGGCGAATGCTGTGGGGGAGATCGCCAGTGCAACAGCAATGGAAACTATTTTGTTAGGTGTCATTGCGTTTTCCTTAGTTGGTTTTGATACGTTATTGGATTAATGATTAAAGTGGCATTTATTAGAAGGAGTGCGGCTCCTTTTCGAGTTTGAGCGGTGCCAGTAGCGAGCATCCCGACTCGGGGGGATTCGCGCCGAAAAATGCAGCGGCACTGGCGCCGATGTCCGCGAGGGTGTTTCGGTATCCCACTTGAACTCCGGTGATCCCTGGGCTGTATACCATCAAGGGGACTTGTTCTCGGGTATGTTTGGTATGGCCGATGAAGGGGTCATTGCCGTGATCGGCCATGACAATCAGAACGTCACTGGCGACGAGGGTATCTACCACTGCGGCTAAGCCGCGATCGGCTTTTTCCAATACCTGCCAATAGCGCTTGGGATCCTGCTGGTGTCCGGATAAATCCGTTTCTTGGATATTGGCGCAGAAGAAGCCTTGGTGGTTGTCGAGATCTTTAAGTAGCAGAGTAAATATCTCATCGGTATCGACCACCGAGGTGTACGAGGTCCCTGAATCGTTCTGGACAATATCGGCCACTTTGCCATACAGGTAGGTATGTATCCCGATTTGGTGGAGCTGGTGGGGAACTTGGACCTGGGCATCGACGCCATAGCCCAAATGCACCACTTGAAAACCTTCGTCATAGGCACCGGAGTCGGGGGCATTGACGCCGATATAGGCAGGCTTGCCCTGTTGATCTTTTTTGATCTCAATCGCGTGGAAGATGCGCTCCATCGATGGGATAAAACCGCCAAAAGCAATATTGCGGCTGACGGCATTTGCCCCGCGAACAACTTGTCCGATCTTCTTTACTTCTTCGAAGCTGATGTGGTTGAAATTTGCGGTCAGGTTGTATACTTGGCCGAGATCGGCTTCTAAGTTGTCGCCGATCACCACAGCGCCCTTTACCACCAGTAACTGCAGGGAATCCCGGCTGATACGCTCTGTTGGGTAACCTTGTTGGTTTAGCGCCTGTTCAATGCTATCGATAGAGGCTTGGAAGGGCTTGATCATTGGTGGTTTGGGCTGCGTTCCCATGATTTCTTGGTGGCCCATAAAAGTGTCGCACCCGTCATGGGCTAGCTTAGCCGTTCCCCAGTTGGCATGAGGCGAGGGCTGCATCACCGAACGTGTCAAGCCGGTAGTATTGATGAGCCCGAGCTTTTCTAGCGTAGGTAGTCTTTTTAACGGGAAGTGATCCAGCAGCTTGGTGGCGGTATTGGCACCGCAGTCTTGCGGCCGCGATTCTGCGACATCGGGCATTTCCCCAATCCCAAAACCATCGAGTACTACGACAATAAATCTAGCCATGGTGTACCTCGTTGCCCTGTGCGTCATATAGCCCGAGCAATGTGGGGGAATGGCTTGAGATCCCCGAGACCAGCGCGACATCACTTCGGGTCACAAAAATCTGGGTTCGAAATGCCATGACCACCGGAGTGCCTACTGGACAGGGATGTTCGAGTTGCAGGTGGTAATCGATACTGGCTTGATCATCATTGCGCACACTGACGATAGAGTCTTGGGTTAATCCGTGAGCGGAGCGCTGCCTGATCAGCGCGTGATTCATGTGGCCTCGACGATAATAGCCGCCGCCAAAGCAGTAGCTGTTGCCTCCGAACTGATGGGAGACTTCTGTGATATAGGCCATGGCGACTTTTTCAGGCTGGCTGCCATCATGGTTGGCCGGCATCGTGCCTGTTAATGCGTGACCGGGCTCGCCATGTGTACCACCGTACTGCCGAATTAGCGCTAGTGTCTGCGAGCTGGTAGCCGAAGGCATGTTGAGCTGAGTGTTTTCGTAGCCGAGTTTGTGCATCTGCGCTTTAGCATCTAGTAAGCTCTCGAGATTTCGCGTCGGCTCTGTATTTTGGGACTCGGGGTTATAGAGAAAGCAAGGGAAATGGGTGAGTCCGCTTATTTGCAGGTTGGGCAGGGCTGATATCTCATCGCAGACGCTTTGAAGAGACTCGATCGGAAAGCCCGCCTCTTGATTGATATAGAAGGTGTCGGCCGTGTGGAAGAATTTCAGGAGGACGCCCTGGATCCGGTTGCTCTTTACGGCAGCAGCGGATATTTCCCTTGCTTTTTCAATAGAGTAAACCGTGATCACGTCAGGCTGAATAACAGAGAGAATATAAGGAATGTACTGGCTGGGCGGTTGAACCAAATGACCTAGGTGGCTTATCTTAATGCCCGCCTGGTGGAGTTGGCGGGCCTCCTTGTAGTCAACACAGACCATCCCGTCATAGCCGAGCTCATTGACCAGAATTCTAGCCAGCAGGGGATTGCGGCCA
This Photobacterium gaetbulicola Gung47 DNA region includes the following protein-coding sequences:
- a CDS encoding putative mutase (COG1015), with translation MARFIVVVLDGFGIGEMPDVAESRPQDCGANTATKLLDHFPLKRLPTLEKLGLINTTGLTRSVMQPSPHANWGTAKLAHDGCDTFMGHQEIMGTQPKPPMIKPFQASIDSIEQALNQQGYPTERISRDSLQLLVVKGAVVIGDNLEADLGQVYNLTANFNHISFEEVKKIGQVVRGANAVSRNIAFGGFIPSMERIFHAIEIKKDQQGKPAYIGVNAPDSGAYDEGFQVVHLGYGVDAQVQVPHQLHQIGIHTYLYGKVADIVQNDSGTSYTSVVDTDEIFTLLLKDLDNHQGFFCANIQETDLSGHQQDPKRYWQVLEKADRGLAAVVDTLVASDVLIVMADHGNDPFIGHTKHTREQVPLMVYSPGITGVQVGYRNTLADIGASAAAFFGANPPESGCSLLAPLKLEKEPHSF
- a CDS encoding hypothetical protein (COG3457) — its product is MFLRALQKQNPALIDSAIDLLQNGTILPDTYVIDVDQFIENARIIKEKADEYGIRLYGMTKQLGRNPLLARILVNELGYDGMVCVDYKEARQLHQAGIKISHLGHLVQPPSQYIPYILSVIQPDVITVYSIEKAREISAAAVKSNRIQGVLLKFFHTADTFYINQEAGFPIESLQSVCDEISALPNLQISGLTHFPCFLYNPESQNTEPTRNLESLLDAKAQMHKLGYENTQLNMPSATSSQTLALIRQYGGTHGEPGHALTGTMPANHDGSQPEKVAMAYITEVSHQFGGNSYCFGGGYYRRGHMNHALIRQRSAHGLTQDSIVSVRNDDQASIDYHLQLEHPCPVGTPVVMAFRTQIFVTRSDVALVSGISSHSPTLLGLYDAQGNEVHHG